The following coding sequences lie in one Azospirillum humicireducens genomic window:
- a CDS encoding MerR family transcriptional regulator, translating to MEQLYTVNQLAEELGITPRALRFYEVKGLLAPNRVGNNRVYTKRDRARLKLILRGKRLGFSLAEIREYLDLYNVNGGLEQQKNLLKRVQKRLKDLAQQREDLEATVQELHDIEVQVTNTLAEMKAAAKDS from the coding sequence ATGGAACAGCTCTACACGGTCAACCAGCTTGCGGAGGAGCTGGGCATCACGCCGCGGGCTCTGCGCTTCTACGAGGTCAAGGGATTGCTGGCACCCAACCGTGTCGGCAACAACCGGGTCTATACGAAGCGCGATCGCGCCCGGCTGAAGCTGATCCTGCGCGGCAAGCGCCTGGGCTTTTCTCTGGCGGAAATCCGCGAGTATCTCGACCTTTACAACGTCAATGGCGGTTTGGAACAGCAGAAGAACCTGCTGAAGCGCGTACAGAAGCGGCTGAAGGACCTCGCCCAACAGCGGGAGGACCTGGAGGCCACCGTCCAGGAACTGCACGACATCGAGGTGCAGGTCACCAACACCCTGGCGGAGATGAAGGCCGCCGCGAAGGACAGCTGA
- a CDS encoding thioesterase family protein — MNLIFRLLAVAAAAILAALRGRRAGLLEPSTLKFRVWPTDLDINLHMTNARYFSVMDLGRADLMIRVGLGPAILRNRWQPVLGGATIRYRRSLRPFQRFTLVSRVLCWDDRYIFMEHRMETPGGLAALAVVQGAIVGANGVVAPAEVLATLGTNAASPPIPDAVAALRGQSLPAA; from the coding sequence ATGAACCTGATTTTCCGACTGCTGGCGGTTGCAGCCGCCGCCATTCTCGCAGCCCTGCGCGGTCGCCGCGCCGGGCTGTTGGAGCCGTCGACGCTGAAATTCCGGGTCTGGCCGACCGACCTGGACATCAACCTGCACATGACCAACGCGCGCTATTTCAGCGTGATGGACCTGGGGCGGGCCGATCTGATGATCCGCGTCGGACTGGGACCGGCGATCCTGCGCAACCGCTGGCAGCCGGTGCTGGGCGGCGCCACCATCCGCTACCGCCGCTCACTGCGTCCTTTCCAGCGCTTCACCCTGGTCAGCCGGGTGCTGTGCTGGGACGATCGCTACATCTTTATGGAACACCGCATGGAAACGCCAGGCGGGCTGGCCGCGCTGGCCGTGGTCCAAGGCGCCATTGTCGGCGCCAACGGCGTGGTCGCCCCGGCGGAGGTTCTCGCCACGCTCGGCACCAACGCCGCCTCCCCACCGATTCCCGATGCGGTCGCCGCCTTGCGCGGGCAAAGCCTGCCCGCGGCCTGA
- a CDS encoding electron transfer flavoprotein subunit beta/FixA family protein has product MKVLVPVKRVVDYNVKIRVKTDQSGVETSNVKFSMNPFDEIAVEEAVRLKEAGTATEIVVVSVGPAQAQETLRTALAMGADRAILVQTDMETQPLAVAKVLKALVGKEAPGLVILGKQAIDDDCNQTGQMLAALLGWGQGTFASKVAPAGDAVAVTREIDGGLEVVSLKLPAVVTADLRLNEPRYASLPNIMKAKKKPLETVTPDALGVDVTPRLKTLKVAGPAKRQAGIKVPDVATLADKLKNEARVI; this is encoded by the coding sequence ATGAAGGTGCTGGTGCCCGTGAAGCGGGTCGTCGACTACAACGTCAAGATCCGGGTGAAGACCGACCAGTCCGGCGTCGAGACGTCCAACGTGAAGTTCTCGATGAACCCCTTCGACGAGATCGCCGTCGAGGAGGCCGTCCGCCTGAAGGAGGCCGGCACCGCGACCGAGATCGTCGTCGTCTCCGTCGGCCCGGCCCAGGCGCAGGAGACGCTGCGCACCGCGCTCGCCATGGGGGCCGACCGCGCCATCCTGGTTCAGACCGATATGGAGACCCAGCCGCTGGCCGTCGCCAAGGTCCTCAAGGCGCTGGTCGGGAAGGAGGCTCCCGGCCTCGTCATCCTCGGCAAGCAGGCGATCGACGACGACTGCAACCAGACCGGCCAGATGCTGGCGGCGCTGCTCGGCTGGGGCCAGGGCACCTTCGCCTCCAAGGTCGCGCCGGCTGGCGATGCCGTTGCAGTGACACGCGAGATCGACGGCGGGCTTGAGGTCGTGTCGCTGAAGCTGCCGGCGGTGGTTACGGCCGACCTGCGCCTGAACGAGCCGCGCTATGCCTCGCTGCCCAACATCATGAAGGCGAAGAAGAAGCCGCTGGAGACGGTCACGCCGGATGCGCTCGGCGTCGACGTGACCCCGCGCCTGAAGACGCTGAAGGTCGCCGGGCCGGCCAAGCGTCAGGCCGGCATCAAGGTGCCGGACGTCGCCACCCTGGCCGACAAGCTGAAGAACGAGGCGCGGGTGATCTGA
- a CDS encoding electron transfer flavoprotein subunit alpha/FixB family protein encodes MPILILAEHDNASLKPATALAVTAAAKLGGDIHLLVAGRNAAPAAEQAAKLAGVAKVLLADDAAYEHALAEPVAALLVSLASGYSHVLAAATSVGKNVLPRVAALLDVAMISEITAVVSADTFERPIYAGNAIATVQSADAVKVVTVRTTAFEAAAATNAAPVESIAAATDPGLSSFVSAELSKSERPELTSARIVISGGRGMQSGDNFHLLEAIADKLGAAVGASRAAVDAGFVPNDYQVGQTGKIVAPDLYVAVGISGAIQHLAGMKDSKVIVAINKDEEAPIFQVADYGLVADLFKALPDLQQAL; translated from the coding sequence ATGCCCATCCTGATCCTCGCCGAGCACGACAACGCCAGCCTCAAGCCCGCCACCGCCCTCGCAGTCACCGCCGCCGCCAAGCTGGGCGGCGACATCCACCTCCTGGTCGCCGGCCGCAACGCCGCCCCCGCCGCCGAGCAGGCCGCCAAGCTGGCCGGCGTCGCCAAGGTGCTGCTCGCCGACGATGCAGCCTACGAGCACGCCCTGGCCGAACCGGTGGCGGCCCTGCTGGTCTCGCTCGCTTCCGGCTACAGCCACGTCCTCGCCGCCGCCACCTCGGTGGGCAAGAATGTGCTGCCGCGCGTCGCCGCCTTGCTCGACGTGGCGATGATCTCCGAGATCACCGCCGTGGTCTCCGCCGATACCTTCGAGCGGCCGATCTATGCCGGCAACGCCATCGCCACCGTGCAGTCGGCCGACGCCGTGAAGGTCGTCACCGTCCGCACCACTGCATTCGAGGCTGCCGCCGCCACCAACGCCGCCCCGGTCGAGAGCATCGCTGCCGCCACCGACCCCGGCCTGTCCAGCTTCGTCTCGGCCGAGCTGTCGAAGTCGGAGCGTCCGGAGTTGACCTCCGCCCGGATCGTCATCTCCGGTGGGCGCGGCATGCAGTCGGGCGACAATTTCCACCTGCTGGAGGCCATCGCCGACAAGCTGGGGGCAGCGGTGGGCGCCAGCCGGGCCGCCGTCGATGCCGGCTTCGTGCCGAACGACTATCAGGTCGGCCAGACCGGCAAGATCGTTGCGCCGGATCTCTATGTCGCCGTCGGCATCTCGGGCGCCATCCAGCATCTGGCCGGCATGAAGGACAGCAAGGTGATCGTCGCCATCAACAAGGACGAGGAGGCGCCGATCTTCCAGGTCGCCGACTACGGCCTCGTCGCCGACCTGTTCAAGGCCCTGCCGGACCTGCAGCAGGCGCTGTGA
- a CDS encoding VOC family protein, with amino-acid sequence MSIDGITGLDHLVIATRDLDASRDAYSRLGFTVTPRGHHTQLKSANHTILFPTGTYLELLGIEEQRPANAHYAAFLRKREGIAAIALKTPDARAAAGPLAAAGFPTAESVDFGRPVELPEGTRDAGFTITQIDPAATPAGHVFLCQHHTPELVWRPDKFEHANSAIGLEALVIAAADPDAVAATYARLLGGTVADRGAARVVEPGQPGDGQVPVMVATPDRLQWAWTADPAFATPLPFFAGFVVRIADPVKAQQALQKSKLPTVVSGGVMRVNSPGASGAMIAFAQDFDLNALIP; translated from the coding sequence ATGAGCATCGACGGCATCACCGGACTGGATCATCTGGTCATCGCGACCCGCGACCTGGACGCGTCGCGCGATGCCTACAGCCGGCTCGGCTTCACGGTGACGCCGCGCGGACACCACACGCAGCTGAAATCCGCCAACCACACCATCCTGTTCCCCACCGGCACCTATCTGGAGTTGTTGGGCATCGAGGAGCAGCGCCCCGCCAACGCGCATTACGCCGCATTCCTGCGCAAGCGCGAGGGCATCGCCGCCATCGCGCTGAAAACACCGGACGCCCGCGCTGCGGCCGGGCCGCTGGCCGCTGCCGGCTTCCCCACGGCGGAGTCCGTCGATTTCGGCCGGCCGGTGGAACTGCCGGAGGGCACGCGCGACGCAGGCTTCACCATCACCCAGATCGATCCCGCCGCGACACCGGCCGGCCACGTCTTCCTGTGCCAGCACCACACGCCGGAGCTGGTCTGGCGCCCCGACAAGTTCGAACATGCCAACAGCGCCATCGGCCTGGAAGCGCTGGTGATCGCAGCCGCCGATCCCGATGCCGTGGCCGCAACCTATGCCAGACTGCTGGGCGGCACCGTCGCCGACCGCGGGGCCGCCCGCGTGGTCGAGCCGGGCCAGCCCGGCGACGGGCAGGTGCCGGTGATGGTCGCCACGCCCGACCGGCTGCAGTGGGCCTGGACCGCCGATCCGGCCTTCGCCACCCCCCTTCCCTTCTTCGCCGGCTTCGTCGTGCGCATCGCCGATCCGGTGAAGGCCCAGCAGGCCCTGCAGAAGAGCAAGCTGCCGACCGTGGTCAGCGGCGGCGTGATGCGGGTGAACTCGCCCGGCGCCTCCGGTGCGATGATCGCGTTCGCGCAGGATTTCGACCTCAACGCGCTGATTCCCTGA